In Ovis aries strain OAR_USU_Benz2616 breed Rambouillet chromosome 14, ARS-UI_Ramb_v3.0, whole genome shotgun sequence, a single genomic region encodes these proteins:
- the ZNF569 gene encoding zinc finger protein 569 isoform X2 translates to MNEFQDTVTFKDVAIDFTQEEWQQLDPAQRNLYRNVMLENYNNLITVGCPFTKPDVIFKLEQEEEPWVMEEEVLKKHCPGEIWGMDEQLKIQDRLLTQLEDKFTKPLTEEKVSECHKKFANAFPLNSDFFPSSHSVYEYDLFGKCLEHNNFNYYERIFIGREDCEYKEPMKSFGNSLSHLVVTPFKCNHCGKGFDQTLDLIRHLRIHTGEKPYECKKCRKAFGHKEKLIKHHKIHSREQSYECNECGKAFIKMSNLIRHQRIHTGEKPYACKECGKSFSQKSNLIDHEKIHTGEKPYECHECGKAFSQKQSLIAHQKVHTGEKPYACNECGKAFPRIASLALHMRSHTGEKPYKCDKCGKAFSQFSMLIIHVRIHTGEKPYECNECGKSFSQSSALTVHMRSHTGEKPYECKECRKAFSHKKNFITHQKIHTREKPYECNECGKAFIQMSNLVRHQRIHTGEKPYICKECGKAFSQKSNLIAHEKIHSGEKPYECSECGKAFSQKQNFITHQKVHTGEKPYDCNECGKAFSQIASLTLHLRSHTGEKPYECDKCGKAFSQCSLLNLHMRSHTGEKPYVCNECGKAFSQRTSLIVHMRGHTGEKPYECNKCGKAFSQSSSLTIHIRGHTGEKPFDCSKCGKAFSQISSLTLHMRKHTGEKPYHCNECGKAFSQKSHLVRHQRIHTY, encoded by the exons GACACGGTGACATTCAAAGATGTGGCTATTGACTTCACTCAGGAAGAGTGGCAGCAGTTGGATCCAGCTCAAAGGAACCTGTACCGGAATGTGATGCTAGAAAACTATAATAACTTAATCACAGTGG GATGTCCATTCACCAAACCTGATGTGATTTTCAAGTTGGAGCAAGAAGAAGAACCATGGGTCATGGAGGAAGAAGTGTTAAAGAAACATTGTCCAG GAGAAATATGGGGGATGGATGAGCAGCTGAAAATTCAGGACAGACTTTTGACACAACTTGAAGATAAATTCACAAAACCATTGACTGAAGAAAAAGTCAGTGAATGTCATAAGAAATTTGCAAATGCATTTCCTCTGAACTCAGACTTTTTTCCTTCCAGTCACAGTGTCTATGAATATGACTTATTTGGAAAGTGTTTAGAACATAATAATTTCAACTATTATGAGAGAATCTTTATAGGAAGAGAAGACTGTGAATATAAGGAACCGATGAAATCATTTGGCAATAGCTTATCCCATCTTGTAGTAACCCCCTTTAAGTGTAATCATTGTGGAAAAGGTTTTGATCAAACTTTGGACCTCATCAGACACTTGAGAATTCATACcggagagaaaccctatgaatgtaaaaaatgtagaaaagctTTCGGTCACAAGGAAAAACTGATTAAACATCATAAAATTCACAGTAGGGAGCAGTCTtatgaatgtaatgaatgtgggaaagctTTCATTAAAATGTCAAATCTCATTAGACATCAACGAATccatactggtgagaaaccctATGCATGTAAGGAGTGTGGGAAATCCTTCAGCCAGAAATCAAATCTAATTGATCATGAaaaaattcatactggagagaaaccttatgaatGTCATGAGTGTGGAAAAGCATTCAGCCAGAAGCAAAGTCTCATTGCACATCAGAAAGTTCATACTGGGGAGAAACCTTATGCATGTAATGAATGTGGTAAAGCCTTCCCACGAATAGCATCTCTTGCTCTTCATATGAGAAgtcatacaggagagaaaccttataaatgtgataaatgtggaaaagccttctCTCAGTTTTCCATGCTTATTATACATGTGAGAATTCATACAggtgagaaaccctatgaatgtaatgaatgtggaaaaTCTTTCTCTCAAAGCTCAGCCCTTACTGTACATATGAGAAgtcatactggtgagaaaccttatgaatgtaaggaatgtaGAAAAGCCTTCAGCCACAAGAAGAACTTCATTACACACCAAAAGATTCATACTAGAGAGAAACCTTAcgaatgtaatgaatgtgggaaagctTTCATTCAGATGTCAAATCTTGTTAGACAccagagaattcacactggagaaaaaccctATATATGTAAGgaatgtggcaaagcctttagCCAGAAATCAAATCTCATTGCTCATGAAAAAATTCAttctggagagaaaccctatgaatgtagtgaatgtgggaaagccttcagccaaaagcaaaactttattacacatcaaaaagttcacactggagagaaaccttatgatTGTAATGAATGTGGTAAAGCCTTCTCTCAAATTGCTTCCCTTACTCTTCATCTGAGAAGTCACACAGGGGAAAAGCCTTATGAATGTGAtaaatgtgggaaagccttctcTCAGTGCTCACTGCTTAATTTACATATGAGAAGTCATACAGGTGAGAAACCCTATGTatgtaatgaatgtggaaaaGCTTTCTCTCAAAGAACTTCCCTTATTGTACACATGAGAGGTCATACAGGTgagaaaccttatgaatgtaacaaatgtggaaaagccttctCCCAAAGTTCCTCCCTTACAATACATATACGAGGTCATACAGGTGAGAAACCCTTCGACTGTAGTAAATGTGGAAAAGCCTTTTCCCAAATCTCATCTCTTACACTTCATATGAGAAAACATACAGGTGAGAAGCCTTATCATTGTAATGAGTGTGGTAAGGCCTTCAGCCAAAAGTCACACCTTGTTAGacaccagagaattcatactTATTAG
- the ZNF569 gene encoding zinc finger protein 569 isoform X1, with translation MNEFQVDDFRLSGSMLLQDTVTFKDVAIDFTQEEWQQLDPAQRNLYRNVMLENYNNLITVGCPFTKPDVIFKLEQEEEPWVMEEEVLKKHCPGEIWGMDEQLKIQDRLLTQLEDKFTKPLTEEKVSECHKKFANAFPLNSDFFPSSHSVYEYDLFGKCLEHNNFNYYERIFIGREDCEYKEPMKSFGNSLSHLVVTPFKCNHCGKGFDQTLDLIRHLRIHTGEKPYECKKCRKAFGHKEKLIKHHKIHSREQSYECNECGKAFIKMSNLIRHQRIHTGEKPYACKECGKSFSQKSNLIDHEKIHTGEKPYECHECGKAFSQKQSLIAHQKVHTGEKPYACNECGKAFPRIASLALHMRSHTGEKPYKCDKCGKAFSQFSMLIIHVRIHTGEKPYECNECGKSFSQSSALTVHMRSHTGEKPYECKECRKAFSHKKNFITHQKIHTREKPYECNECGKAFIQMSNLVRHQRIHTGEKPYICKECGKAFSQKSNLIAHEKIHSGEKPYECSECGKAFSQKQNFITHQKVHTGEKPYDCNECGKAFSQIASLTLHLRSHTGEKPYECDKCGKAFSQCSLLNLHMRSHTGEKPYVCNECGKAFSQRTSLIVHMRGHTGEKPYECNKCGKAFSQSSSLTIHIRGHTGEKPFDCSKCGKAFSQISSLTLHMRKHTGEKPYHCNECGKAFSQKSHLVRHQRIHTY, from the exons GTGGATGACTTCAGATTGAGTGGGAGTATGTTGTTACAGGACACGGTGACATTCAAAGATGTGGCTATTGACTTCACTCAGGAAGAGTGGCAGCAGTTGGATCCAGCTCAAAGGAACCTGTACCGGAATGTGATGCTAGAAAACTATAATAACTTAATCACAGTGG GATGTCCATTCACCAAACCTGATGTGATTTTCAAGTTGGAGCAAGAAGAAGAACCATGGGTCATGGAGGAAGAAGTGTTAAAGAAACATTGTCCAG GAGAAATATGGGGGATGGATGAGCAGCTGAAAATTCAGGACAGACTTTTGACACAACTTGAAGATAAATTCACAAAACCATTGACTGAAGAAAAAGTCAGTGAATGTCATAAGAAATTTGCAAATGCATTTCCTCTGAACTCAGACTTTTTTCCTTCCAGTCACAGTGTCTATGAATATGACTTATTTGGAAAGTGTTTAGAACATAATAATTTCAACTATTATGAGAGAATCTTTATAGGAAGAGAAGACTGTGAATATAAGGAACCGATGAAATCATTTGGCAATAGCTTATCCCATCTTGTAGTAACCCCCTTTAAGTGTAATCATTGTGGAAAAGGTTTTGATCAAACTTTGGACCTCATCAGACACTTGAGAATTCATACcggagagaaaccctatgaatgtaaaaaatgtagaaaagctTTCGGTCACAAGGAAAAACTGATTAAACATCATAAAATTCACAGTAGGGAGCAGTCTtatgaatgtaatgaatgtgggaaagctTTCATTAAAATGTCAAATCTCATTAGACATCAACGAATccatactggtgagaaaccctATGCATGTAAGGAGTGTGGGAAATCCTTCAGCCAGAAATCAAATCTAATTGATCATGAaaaaattcatactggagagaaaccttatgaatGTCATGAGTGTGGAAAAGCATTCAGCCAGAAGCAAAGTCTCATTGCACATCAGAAAGTTCATACTGGGGAGAAACCTTATGCATGTAATGAATGTGGTAAAGCCTTCCCACGAATAGCATCTCTTGCTCTTCATATGAGAAgtcatacaggagagaaaccttataaatgtgataaatgtggaaaagccttctCTCAGTTTTCCATGCTTATTATACATGTGAGAATTCATACAggtgagaaaccctatgaatgtaatgaatgtggaaaaTCTTTCTCTCAAAGCTCAGCCCTTACTGTACATATGAGAAgtcatactggtgagaaaccttatgaatgtaaggaatgtaGAAAAGCCTTCAGCCACAAGAAGAACTTCATTACACACCAAAAGATTCATACTAGAGAGAAACCTTAcgaatgtaatgaatgtgggaaagctTTCATTCAGATGTCAAATCTTGTTAGACAccagagaattcacactggagaaaaaccctATATATGTAAGgaatgtggcaaagcctttagCCAGAAATCAAATCTCATTGCTCATGAAAAAATTCAttctggagagaaaccctatgaatgtagtgaatgtgggaaagccttcagccaaaagcaaaactttattacacatcaaaaagttcacactggagagaaaccttatgatTGTAATGAATGTGGTAAAGCCTTCTCTCAAATTGCTTCCCTTACTCTTCATCTGAGAAGTCACACAGGGGAAAAGCCTTATGAATGTGAtaaatgtgggaaagccttctcTCAGTGCTCACTGCTTAATTTACATATGAGAAGTCATACAGGTGAGAAACCCTATGTatgtaatgaatgtggaaaaGCTTTCTCTCAAAGAACTTCCCTTATTGTACACATGAGAGGTCATACAGGTgagaaaccttatgaatgtaacaaatgtggaaaagccttctCCCAAAGTTCCTCCCTTACAATACATATACGAGGTCATACAGGTGAGAAACCCTTCGACTGTAGTAAATGTGGAAAAGCCTTTTCCCAAATCTCATCTCTTACACTTCATATGAGAAAACATACAGGTGAGAAGCCTTATCATTGTAATGAGTGTGGTAAGGCCTTCAGCCAAAAGTCACACCTTGTTAGacaccagagaattcatactTATTAG
- the ZNF569 gene encoding zinc finger protein 569 isoform X3, giving the protein MLENYNNLITVGCPFTKPDVIFKLEQEEEPWVMEEEVLKKHCPGEIWGMDEQLKIQDRLLTQLEDKFTKPLTEEKVSECHKKFANAFPLNSDFFPSSHSVYEYDLFGKCLEHNNFNYYERIFIGREDCEYKEPMKSFGNSLSHLVVTPFKCNHCGKGFDQTLDLIRHLRIHTGEKPYECKKCRKAFGHKEKLIKHHKIHSREQSYECNECGKAFIKMSNLIRHQRIHTGEKPYACKECGKSFSQKSNLIDHEKIHTGEKPYECHECGKAFSQKQSLIAHQKVHTGEKPYACNECGKAFPRIASLALHMRSHTGEKPYKCDKCGKAFSQFSMLIIHVRIHTGEKPYECNECGKSFSQSSALTVHMRSHTGEKPYECKECRKAFSHKKNFITHQKIHTREKPYECNECGKAFIQMSNLVRHQRIHTGEKPYICKECGKAFSQKSNLIAHEKIHSGEKPYECSECGKAFSQKQNFITHQKVHTGEKPYDCNECGKAFSQIASLTLHLRSHTGEKPYECDKCGKAFSQCSLLNLHMRSHTGEKPYVCNECGKAFSQRTSLIVHMRGHTGEKPYECNKCGKAFSQSSSLTIHIRGHTGEKPFDCSKCGKAFSQISSLTLHMRKHTGEKPYHCNECGKAFSQKSHLVRHQRIHTY; this is encoded by the exons ATGCTAGAAAACTATAATAACTTAATCACAGTGG GATGTCCATTCACCAAACCTGATGTGATTTTCAAGTTGGAGCAAGAAGAAGAACCATGGGTCATGGAGGAAGAAGTGTTAAAGAAACATTGTCCAG GAGAAATATGGGGGATGGATGAGCAGCTGAAAATTCAGGACAGACTTTTGACACAACTTGAAGATAAATTCACAAAACCATTGACTGAAGAAAAAGTCAGTGAATGTCATAAGAAATTTGCAAATGCATTTCCTCTGAACTCAGACTTTTTTCCTTCCAGTCACAGTGTCTATGAATATGACTTATTTGGAAAGTGTTTAGAACATAATAATTTCAACTATTATGAGAGAATCTTTATAGGAAGAGAAGACTGTGAATATAAGGAACCGATGAAATCATTTGGCAATAGCTTATCCCATCTTGTAGTAACCCCCTTTAAGTGTAATCATTGTGGAAAAGGTTTTGATCAAACTTTGGACCTCATCAGACACTTGAGAATTCATACcggagagaaaccctatgaatgtaaaaaatgtagaaaagctTTCGGTCACAAGGAAAAACTGATTAAACATCATAAAATTCACAGTAGGGAGCAGTCTtatgaatgtaatgaatgtgggaaagctTTCATTAAAATGTCAAATCTCATTAGACATCAACGAATccatactggtgagaaaccctATGCATGTAAGGAGTGTGGGAAATCCTTCAGCCAGAAATCAAATCTAATTGATCATGAaaaaattcatactggagagaaaccttatgaatGTCATGAGTGTGGAAAAGCATTCAGCCAGAAGCAAAGTCTCATTGCACATCAGAAAGTTCATACTGGGGAGAAACCTTATGCATGTAATGAATGTGGTAAAGCCTTCCCACGAATAGCATCTCTTGCTCTTCATATGAGAAgtcatacaggagagaaaccttataaatgtgataaatgtggaaaagccttctCTCAGTTTTCCATGCTTATTATACATGTGAGAATTCATACAggtgagaaaccctatgaatgtaatgaatgtggaaaaTCTTTCTCTCAAAGCTCAGCCCTTACTGTACATATGAGAAgtcatactggtgagaaaccttatgaatgtaaggaatgtaGAAAAGCCTTCAGCCACAAGAAGAACTTCATTACACACCAAAAGATTCATACTAGAGAGAAACCTTAcgaatgtaatgaatgtgggaaagctTTCATTCAGATGTCAAATCTTGTTAGACAccagagaattcacactggagaaaaaccctATATATGTAAGgaatgtggcaaagcctttagCCAGAAATCAAATCTCATTGCTCATGAAAAAATTCAttctggagagaaaccctatgaatgtagtgaatgtgggaaagccttcagccaaaagcaaaactttattacacatcaaaaagttcacactggagagaaaccttatgatTGTAATGAATGTGGTAAAGCCTTCTCTCAAATTGCTTCCCTTACTCTTCATCTGAGAAGTCACACAGGGGAAAAGCCTTATGAATGTGAtaaatgtgggaaagccttctcTCAGTGCTCACTGCTTAATTTACATATGAGAAGTCATACAGGTGAGAAACCCTATGTatgtaatgaatgtggaaaaGCTTTCTCTCAAAGAACTTCCCTTATTGTACACATGAGAGGTCATACAGGTgagaaaccttatgaatgtaacaaatgtggaaaagccttctCCCAAAGTTCCTCCCTTACAATACATATACGAGGTCATACAGGTGAGAAACCCTTCGACTGTAGTAAATGTGGAAAAGCCTTTTCCCAAATCTCATCTCTTACACTTCATATGAGAAAACATACAGGTGAGAAGCCTTATCATTGTAATGAGTGTGGTAAGGCCTTCAGCCAAAAGTCACACCTTGTTAGacaccagagaattcatactTATTAG
- the ZNF569 gene encoding zinc finger protein 569 isoform X4, giving the protein MDEQLKIQDRLLTQLEDKFTKPLTEEKVSECHKKFANAFPLNSDFFPSSHSVYEYDLFGKCLEHNNFNYYERIFIGREDCEYKEPMKSFGNSLSHLVVTPFKCNHCGKGFDQTLDLIRHLRIHTGEKPYECKKCRKAFGHKEKLIKHHKIHSREQSYECNECGKAFIKMSNLIRHQRIHTGEKPYACKECGKSFSQKSNLIDHEKIHTGEKPYECHECGKAFSQKQSLIAHQKVHTGEKPYACNECGKAFPRIASLALHMRSHTGEKPYKCDKCGKAFSQFSMLIIHVRIHTGEKPYECNECGKSFSQSSALTVHMRSHTGEKPYECKECRKAFSHKKNFITHQKIHTREKPYECNECGKAFIQMSNLVRHQRIHTGEKPYICKECGKAFSQKSNLIAHEKIHSGEKPYECSECGKAFSQKQNFITHQKVHTGEKPYDCNECGKAFSQIASLTLHLRSHTGEKPYECDKCGKAFSQCSLLNLHMRSHTGEKPYVCNECGKAFSQRTSLIVHMRGHTGEKPYECNKCGKAFSQSSSLTIHIRGHTGEKPFDCSKCGKAFSQISSLTLHMRKHTGEKPYHCNECGKAFSQKSHLVRHQRIHTY; this is encoded by the coding sequence ATGGATGAGCAGCTGAAAATTCAGGACAGACTTTTGACACAACTTGAAGATAAATTCACAAAACCATTGACTGAAGAAAAAGTCAGTGAATGTCATAAGAAATTTGCAAATGCATTTCCTCTGAACTCAGACTTTTTTCCTTCCAGTCACAGTGTCTATGAATATGACTTATTTGGAAAGTGTTTAGAACATAATAATTTCAACTATTATGAGAGAATCTTTATAGGAAGAGAAGACTGTGAATATAAGGAACCGATGAAATCATTTGGCAATAGCTTATCCCATCTTGTAGTAACCCCCTTTAAGTGTAATCATTGTGGAAAAGGTTTTGATCAAACTTTGGACCTCATCAGACACTTGAGAATTCATACcggagagaaaccctatgaatgtaaaaaatgtagaaaagctTTCGGTCACAAGGAAAAACTGATTAAACATCATAAAATTCACAGTAGGGAGCAGTCTtatgaatgtaatgaatgtgggaaagctTTCATTAAAATGTCAAATCTCATTAGACATCAACGAATccatactggtgagaaaccctATGCATGTAAGGAGTGTGGGAAATCCTTCAGCCAGAAATCAAATCTAATTGATCATGAaaaaattcatactggagagaaaccttatgaatGTCATGAGTGTGGAAAAGCATTCAGCCAGAAGCAAAGTCTCATTGCACATCAGAAAGTTCATACTGGGGAGAAACCTTATGCATGTAATGAATGTGGTAAAGCCTTCCCACGAATAGCATCTCTTGCTCTTCATATGAGAAgtcatacaggagagaaaccttataaatgtgataaatgtggaaaagccttctCTCAGTTTTCCATGCTTATTATACATGTGAGAATTCATACAggtgagaaaccctatgaatgtaatgaatgtggaaaaTCTTTCTCTCAAAGCTCAGCCCTTACTGTACATATGAGAAgtcatactggtgagaaaccttatgaatgtaaggaatgtaGAAAAGCCTTCAGCCACAAGAAGAACTTCATTACACACCAAAAGATTCATACTAGAGAGAAACCTTAcgaatgtaatgaatgtgggaaagctTTCATTCAGATGTCAAATCTTGTTAGACAccagagaattcacactggagaaaaaccctATATATGTAAGgaatgtggcaaagcctttagCCAGAAATCAAATCTCATTGCTCATGAAAAAATTCAttctggagagaaaccctatgaatgtagtgaatgtgggaaagccttcagccaaaagcaaaactttattacacatcaaaaagttcacactggagagaaaccttatgatTGTAATGAATGTGGTAAAGCCTTCTCTCAAATTGCTTCCCTTACTCTTCATCTGAGAAGTCACACAGGGGAAAAGCCTTATGAATGTGAtaaatgtgggaaagccttctcTCAGTGCTCACTGCTTAATTTACATATGAGAAGTCATACAGGTGAGAAACCCTATGTatgtaatgaatgtggaaaaGCTTTCTCTCAAAGAACTTCCCTTATTGTACACATGAGAGGTCATACAGGTgagaaaccttatgaatgtaacaaatgtggaaaagccttctCCCAAAGTTCCTCCCTTACAATACATATACGAGGTCATACAGGTGAGAAACCCTTCGACTGTAGTAAATGTGGAAAAGCCTTTTCCCAAATCTCATCTCTTACACTTCATATGAGAAAACATACAGGTGAGAAGCCTTATCATTGTAATGAGTGTGGTAAGGCCTTCAGCCAAAAGTCACACCTTGTTAGacaccagagaattcatactTATTAG